One Pseudobutyrivibrio xylanivorans genomic window, CTGGTTACGTGACTCTGCAAGCTTCTTGAACTTAGGCATTACTAATTCGTAGCTTGGAGCTCCCTTCTTGAATGGGCGCATGAGATTATGAATCTCAGGACGACCATCACAGCTGAGAACTACATTAGCCATCTCCTTATTGGCAAATTCCTGAATCTCATCATTTAATAAAACGCCATTTGTGGTGAGTGTAAATCGGAAGTTTTTATTGTGCTCCTTCTCAATTGAACGACCGTAGGCAACCAAATCCTTGACTACCTGCCAGTTCATAAGTGGCTCGCCACCGAAGAAATCAACCTCAAGGTTACGTCTGCTTCCTGAGTTGGCAACGAGGAAATCAAGCGCCTGCTTACCCACCTCGTAGGTCATAAGCTCACGCTTTCCTGTGTGGTACTCACCCTCTTCTGCGAAGCAATACTTGCAAGCAAGATTGCAATCGTGAGTTATATGTAAGCAAAGAGCCTTTACAACTGTAGGACGTGCTGTAAAATCAACAATCCTTGGCTCGTAATTATCCTCTGTAAATAATGCGCCGTCCGCAATAAGGCTATCGATTTCAGACTGAATCTCTGAAAGCTCTGACTCAGCCACCTCAGGATGGCTTTCCTTCATCTGTGCAAATGCCTCATCTCTTCCCTTCTCCTGCCAGAGAGCAAGGAAATCGTAAGTGATTTCGTCTACTACGTGGATGGCACCGCTGTTAATATCAATAACAATGTTGTAACCATTGTTTTTAAACTGATGTATCACTAAAAAAATGTCCTTTCATAAACGCACAATAGACCGTCCCCTGCCAAAAATCAGCAGGGACCGGTCTCACGTTAGTTATTACTTAATTGTCTGGTAGCAATTACTTAGAATGCTCACAGCTCTGGTTACCAACTGTGCAAGAAGTCTTGCAAGCTGACTGGCATGATGTCTGGCACTCGCCGCATCCGCCTTCCTTTACAGTATTCTGTAATCTAGCAGTATTTAATGTTTTGATGTGTTCCATATCGAAAACTCCTTTCAGTAAAATGATTACCAATAAATAGTAACCCTCAGGTTAGTCAATTATACTATAAATCGCCTAAAATATAAAGCCTTTTCCTAATCTGCTGATTTAACCCCGAGAGTAACATTTGCATTGTCCTTGCAGAAATCCAATGCCTTCTGTGTTAAGTATGCCTGACGGAAGTATCTCTCACCTGTATAGCCGTCAACAGAATAGATGTCATAGAAGGCTGTATCATCTTCCTGTGAGCCTGTTGAACCCATAACGCTTGAGATGAATTCCTTATAGCCATCCTCGTCTATCGCAATACCCTCAGCTCTTGCAACTGCTTCAAGGATAAGCTCTGTCTTTGTAGACTCCTCAACGCTTGTCTTTAGGCTCTCAACGTACTGGTCGTAATCCTGCCCCATAGACTCGAAATATTCCTTAGCTGTTGTGCCGTAAGCTTCGTACTGTTTGTCGTACACCTTAAGGTACATATCAACGCGAGCCTGAAGCAATTCCTCTGGAACCCCTGAAACAGTGCTGTTGTTAATCAATGCATTTAAAACGGCTGTCTGAGTATCATTTGCAAGGTCTGACTTAAGACTTGACTCATAATCGTCCTTCATTGCTGAAACATACTTATCAACCGAATCATAGCTAAAGTTATCAGAAACGATTTTGTCTGTTAAATCAGCCTTTGTTGCAATAGCCTTTGCAACATAGTTAATCTGGAATGTAAATGTAACTGTCTTGCCTGCTAAATCAGCATTTCCGTACTGTTCAGGGAAAGTAACCTCGTAAGCAACCTCCTCGCCAACAGAATGTCCTGCAAGTCCTGATGTAAAGCCATCAATATAGCCTGAACCTGATGTAGAGCAATTGTTGGCAACATCAATCATCTGATCCTCAGCTGAGCCACCGTCAAAAGCAACTCCGTCCTGAGAGCCAACATAATCTACATTAACGATTGAATCCTCTTCAACCTCTTTCTTATCTGAGTCCTCAACATATACGCCTGCATCTGCTATCTTTGTGTTTAAGTACTCTTCAAAGCCTTCATCTGAATATTCGTAGGTATTCTCAAGAGAAATCTCAAGGCCCTTGTAATCACCCAAGGTAACATATTCATCAACGTCATACTCTATTGGTGCGGCATCACTAGCCTTTTCTGTCTTCTCTGTCTTAGTTTCAGCTTTATCTTCTTTCTTTCCACAGGCAGAAAGAGAAAAGGCCATTGTGCATATTAAAACTAATGCTAATAATCTTTTTTTCATGTCTTAAAATCCCTCCTCAAAAGTCAGCCTTAGTTTAACACATTATAAACCTTATCGCAAAGCACTTGCATTCTTTCTATATTCGGTTGGTGACACCCCCACATAGGATTTGAAGCTTTTCATAAAATGTTTTTCATTGTCATATCCGACCTGGGCAGAAATCTCATTTACCTTTAAGTCTGTATTGGCCAAAAGTTCCTTTGCTTCTGCCATTCTAAGATCCTTTACATAGGTGACAAAATTAGTACCTGTAAAGTTTTTAAACTCTGTGGAGAACAATGAATAATTCATTGATATATGGTTGCTTACAACTGCCATATTCAAATCTGTTGAATAATTTTCCTTTATGTATTTAATGGCTTCCTGCATTTTTGAAGAGGTATTATCAGAATCATTTTTTAGCATAAACTCTGATTGTCTCTCCAAAATAAAGCTCATAAATTTCTCACGGTAAATATCAAGGCAATCAATCTCCATTACATTTTTAAGCTCTACCGGTACTTCTTCTCTAAAAGTTCCCGTGAACTCAGTAATAAAAAATTCAATCGAATCTAAAAAATCAGAAGCTGGAATCTGTCCTCTTATTGCAGCAATAAAAAAGCCCTCCCACTCCTTTTTAAGGTCTTTTGCTCTATCTGTACCCATCAATTGCACTCGGGCAGATATGGATTTTTTATCTGTGTATTTCTGAGCTGATTGCAATAGCATTTCCGGAATTTCAGGTAAGTCCTCATCTACTACACTCATATTCTGCAAAAAAGCTTCCATTCTTCTATCCCTTGCCTGAGTGTATGCCTTTTTTAAATCCGATGCATCTGAATAGGAATCACTGACACCAACATATCTTATATTATGAATAGTTCTCTCTGATGAAACTATCATAACATTGGACCCCAAAACGTTTTTTAGAATAATTCCACACTTTTCTTCTGGAAGACTTCCAATAGGAGCAACATACACATTAAACTGCTGCCCAACCTCATCCTTTATTTTTTTAGCTATAAGCTTGATGTCATCAGAGGTTGTTCCACTATCCTGAAGAAAATACTTCAAAAGCTTTGTATCAGTAAGCTCTGTCTTTTCCTCGTCTAGTCTTCGATTGTTCAGTTCCTCATCAAGCTTTGTAAGAACTTCCTTCAGCTTATCTCTTTCAACAGGCTTTAAGATATACTCCCTCACTCCCTGTCTCATCATTTCTACTGCGTAGGAAAAATCATCATAGCCGCTGACTGCCACTGAAAGAGGAGGATTATCCAGCTCCTGCACCGCCTGAACCAATTCAATGCCATTCATCTTTGGCATTCTAATATCCGTCAGCATCACGTCAATCCTGGTAGTCTTCAGTATATCCAAGGCTTGCAAGCCATTACTGCACTCTATTACCTCTTCATATGGGACCCCACTTCTTTTGATCATTGCAGAAATTCCCTGTCTTATTAGCTTTTCATCTTCAACAACTAGAATTTTATTCATGAATTACCCTCGTTTACATCTATCTCAATCATAGGAATTTTGATGCTTACCTTCGTATAGCATCCTTCCATAGCAGCCACTTCTATTCCGTAGCCTGGGCCATAGGCCATTTTTAATCTATCCTCAACATTCTTTAATCCAATACCGTTACTTGAACTACCGCTGGTTTCTATTTCACCTGCTATCTTTTTTCTGAGCATCTCCAGTTCTTCTTCATTCATGCCACGGCCATTATCTGTAATCTCTATGATACAGTCGGAATCAATGACAATACCTTTGATATAAATAGTTGTGTCCTCTGCAATCTCCTCCACACCATGAATTATGGCATTTTCAATGATTGGCTGAAGGGACATCTTAGGTATTTTCTGACTTAAAATTTCTTCCGGAATATTCAAAGACAGATATATGACATAATCAAATCTAAGATTGATAAGTGCCATATAATTTTTTATATATTCCAGCTCATCTGCCACAAGCACCGTATTAGAGTTCCACTTCATACTATATCTCAGGAGCTTTCCTAGACTTGTTATGGAATCAGAAATCTGATACTCCTCCTGCATCTCCGCCATCATCTTTATGGATTCCAAAACGTTGTAAATAAAATGGGCATTTATCTGATTCTGTAAAGCCTTAATCTGGCTATCATTTGCCAGAATTTCTCTGTCGATATTCTGCTGCATAAGAGTCTGAATGTTGTCAAGCATTCGATTAACCTGGTGAGCCAGCTCACCCATTTCATCTTCTCTGCCCACATCAGTAGCTCTTACATACAGATTTCCTGCACGTACCTGTCTGATTGTACGCAAAACATCATAGAAGTTCTTTAAAAGATTAAGCACTACGCGATTAACCAAGAAGTACAAAACAACCAGAATGCAAATCATCCAAAATACAAATGCATTTCGCTGACTATGAACCTCATCAATATTTTCTGAAATATTTTTTACAGAGACAAGCGTTCCTGAAAGCTCATTAATGTACATTCCCGAAATAACACTTTTATCATTCTTACTGTAATAGGTTTTAATATCCGG contains:
- the scfB gene encoding thioether cross-link-forming SCIFF peptide maturase, which gives rise to MIHQFKNNGYNIVIDINSGAIHVVDEITYDFLALWQEKGRDEAFAQMKESHPEVAESELSEIQSEIDSLIADGALFTEDNYEPRIVDFTARPTVVKALCLHITHDCNLACKYCFAEEGEYHTGKRELMTYEVGKQALDFLVANSGSRRNLEVDFFGGEPLMNWQVVKDLVAYGRSIEKEHNKNFRFTLTTNGVLLNDEIQEFANKEMANVVLSCDGRPEIHNLMRPFKKGAPSYELVMPKFKKLAESRNQDKYYIRGTFTRNNLDFSKDVIHLADEGFKQISVEPVVAQETDDYAIREEDLPKLFKEYDDLAAEMMRRQGTDEDFNFFHFMIDLEGGPCVYKRLSGCGSGTEYMAVTPTGELYPCHQFVGNTDFCLGDVFNGVKKKEVVNEFKHCNVYAKEECKNCFARFYCSGGCAANAFNFTGSILGNYHVGCELQKKRIECAIALKVHKSELEEKESKEA
- the scfA gene encoding six-cysteine ranthipeptide SCIFF, with amino-acid sequence MEHIKTLNTARLQNTVKEGGCGECQTSCQSACKTSCTVGNQSCEHSK
- a CDS encoding FKBP-type peptidyl-prolyl cis-trans isomerase; amino-acid sequence: MKKRLLALVLICTMAFSLSACGKKEDKAETKTEKTEKASDAAPIEYDVDEYVTLGDYKGLEISLENTYEYSDEGFEEYLNTKIADAGVYVEDSDKKEVEEDSIVNVDYVGSQDGVAFDGGSAEDQMIDVANNCSTSGSGYIDGFTSGLAGHSVGEEVAYEVTFPEQYGNADLAGKTVTFTFQINYVAKAIATKADLTDKIVSDNFSYDSVDKYVSAMKDDYESSLKSDLANDTQTAVLNALINNSTVSGVPEELLQARVDMYLKVYDKQYEAYGTTAKEYFESMGQDYDQYVESLKTSVEESTKTELILEAVARAEGIAIDEDGYKEFISSVMGSTGSQEDDTAFYDIYSVDGYTGERYFRQAYLTQKALDFCKDNANVTLGVKSAD
- a CDS encoding response regulator, whose product is MNKILVVEDEKLIRQGISAMIKRSGVPYEEVIECSNGLQALDILKTTRIDVMLTDIRMPKMNGIELVQAVQELDNPPLSVAVSGYDDFSYAVEMMRQGVREYILKPVERDKLKEVLTKLDEELNNRRLDEEKTELTDTKLLKYFLQDSGTTSDDIKLIAKKIKDEVGQQFNVYVAPIGSLPEEKCGIILKNVLGSNVMIVSSERTIHNIRYVGVSDSYSDASDLKKAYTQARDRRMEAFLQNMSVVDEDLPEIPEMLLQSAQKYTDKKSISARVQLMGTDRAKDLKKEWEGFFIAAIRGQIPASDFLDSIEFFITEFTGTFREEVPVELKNVMEIDCLDIYREKFMSFILERQSEFMLKNDSDNTSSKMQEAIKYIKENYSTDLNMAVVSNHISMNYSLFSTEFKNFTGTNFVTYVKDLRMAEAKELLANTDLKVNEISAQVGYDNEKHFMKSFKSYVGVSPTEYRKNASALR
- a CDS encoding sensor histidine kinase translates to MLQKQKKNWESIKGVKLNIKLTAIILVFVMVPIAILSGIMFFNIEQSTINENVSYLSSTMARRQDSIRNNVDSINMTTQFFLSDETMNKVLLNAKNGGEYTTKEWIKIYRNDVAALERLINTNPVLGGARYYASTDNVQEMMPVMYSASRLQKQAWTPMLEEGGWIFDYKDNLFSGGDNTPMMALITPVTNRKYGELGVIEANMKMETMFPSLYENVAGEISCFVTAEGRVIFGKNTNEAVRKIAISLARQMQEIAKKGETPDIKTYYSKNDKSVISGMYINELSGTLVSVKNISENIDEVHSQRNAFVFWMICILVVLYFLVNRVVLNLLKNFYDVLRTIRQVRAGNLYVRATDVGREDEMGELAHQVNRMLDNIQTLMQQNIDREILANDSQIKALQNQINAHFIYNVLESIKMMAEMQEEYQISDSITSLGKLLRYSMKWNSNTVLVADELEYIKNYMALINLRFDYVIYLSLNIPEEILSQKIPKMSLQPIIENAIIHGVEEIAEDTTIYIKGIVIDSDCIIEITDNGRGMNEEELEMLRKKIAGEIETSGSSSNGIGLKNVEDRLKMAYGPGYGIEVAAMEGCYTKVSIKIPMIEIDVNEGNS